In Lactuca sativa cultivar Salinas chromosome 5, Lsat_Salinas_v11, whole genome shotgun sequence, the DNA window atttaggcaatattttaaaatattttatgctATAATTTGGTAAAATGTaaagatatttggtacttattaAGTAAATttatattttgcagccaaaaatgacattcttgaagaaaatgactgaaaataacaaaagTTGGATACTTGGAGGATTGGAGCTAGAACTAGGAGCTTAAAGGAGAAAAATAATGCAAAAATAACTCTCAAAATGTGGTGTTTTGAAGTGCACTGCGTGGCATTAAGAAAGATCTCGATTCTATATGTGTAAGAGAAACTCATGACATGACAATTATGTCTTCACGTTGTGACAAGTGTCCCAGGAGATTCCTATATGCGGAGAAGTAAGTTCCTTGGCAAATACGGATTTGTACTCAGTTCACGTCGTGAGGAGTGTTTTATggaaactatatgtattgattgTTACATCGACTTGGGAACAATAGGAGAGGTATTATGGAGATTTTAGTTGACTTTTGGGACAGAAAGCTACGAAAATTGACCCTTAGAAGGAGAAGAATATTAGAGATTAAGAGTCTTGAAGATTTTAGCAAGAATACACACAACACATTCAGTTTGCATTAGATTGATCATGTCTAGgttaaattcttatgtttttatgtgtttattttctgcAGTGATGAGCTAAATGATTAGGCTTTTGGTTAGTGTAGATGACCCTAATACTATGTGTTAGTTTCTACtttttcatggattttatgaaGTTGGTTTAGATTGTGTTTGATTTAACATTACCTAGCATGCTAAAAGTTTTAATATTTGTTGTTTAGATTCAAATTAAGTTTAGTTGAATGATCATTTTAATTGCATGAATTtgtttacctagttgtttatgatcattaatttgctagagctaggattagCCAAATCTTATATTATGTAATAAAGGTAACAACTTTAACTGTGTTAGAGAacataatataatcataattGTGTTTGGTTATTTGTCTTGAtcattgataattaattttagaTATATCTTAAATAGCCTAATAATCTTAAATAATCAATTATGTGTCACTTGTGTATGATCATTGCATAGTTGTTCATGAATTGGTAAAAACAATAGGAGATCGGGTCATGACTCTTAATAATATTGTAACATACacattttgaaatcgtgttttaagtaaataatattatgaaatattatgtgatattgagtattgagttctaacagatagtttttactagaaatgaagtaaaactatgtttagaatcactcataaattattggaagtcttatgagattccaattaaaagccaaatagtgaaatttatcaaaaatataaaatttgaaataagtaaaattttattattgaaatttgtagataatctcgttagaaacatttaggcaaaaacctcatcgaaatccgagttataacgaagaagttatgaccaatcgaagatccacgacaaaaccggcatggtgccgaatgacgtaaaaagtgagctttctgataaactacttttttagccttagtgatctaaatgaaagttgtagtattcgttaaaccgagaattctgataaaaagaacgccaaaatatgactttgtatgaggaagttatgatttttctaagttccagCTTAGGAGTAGACATccaaaaactcgaattttagatcgagtgatttttagccgacacaacctaaacgagaatcaaatgtctcgtcattagtagtacaacggtaaaaagtctgatgaaaacggacgtcggatgaagaagttatgaatttttacgGATTTACTAGTCCAGATCtgctaaaaataataatataaaaataaagtcaaaattttccaacgaagtctaaacaaaagttgtagagcataattttctctacgcgtgcatataaaaaacgtcaaaaaggagcccgtatgagaaagttatggattttacaagattggGCACAattttcgagaaaattcgcacGAATAGTGCCAGCCACGTCACCCTCGTTCTGAGTTGGCCACGTGTCCAAAGCAGCTGCGTGGCGCGTCCGAGAAGCAACGCGTGTCGCACAGGTGTCCGAATTCGTCACGTGATCTCGCATGCTTCCCTCGTGATCTGACCCGCGTGTTAGCTCCTGATTCGACTGAGGTGCTGGCCCAATCCAAAGTGCACACCTGTCCGAACCGAGCCTCGCTCAGCTGCCACCTGTTCCGAGGCTCGCAGATAGCTGTCCTCTCCCCCTCGCTTCGGATCTGAGGCTCGCTTCCCTCGTGATCTGACCCGCGTGTTGGCTCCTGATTCGACCGAGGTCCcgggttgtcacaccccaaaaccggaatggcagaaacgttctggggtggatgacgtcatgtcaagtatcacaacacatgcattatagtaatcaaagtacaacaaaacattgcattaatagtaatagttttacatggtttacattacaatacaccaaagtaatacaagtaatagaataagtacagcttggtactaagctatcttcattaACAGCTCcaggaatgtacctgtctaatgctgacctgagaatacaagttatttgaaaagcgagtatcaacatttttacaatgctggtgagttcatagttatttagtgtcattttatccaaataactttaataaaagtggtagttttagagtatccattaaattagagtcctttccagaaaatcctatattttctttaataaaagcagtcttctaccaagactggacggagttatgtggtaaaaagtagttttcccttaatcgctatcattatcaaaatacaaaatttgatttttaaagaaagcaagagaaatcagggaaaataacatatgcctcagcagtgaagactgctgactaaggcaaaaggaatcatagactccaggagagtatcgaacaaaagacacgcctggctcagtctaataaagggagacacagaccccagacggtaccaaatgaaaggtacaactagcaaggtctaaaaacagagaatacagaccccggacagtatcaaatgaaagatacaactagcaaggtctaaaacaaagaatacagaccctagacagtgtcaaatgaaagatacagctagtaaggtctaaaaataaagaatacagaccccagacagtatcaaatgaaagatacaactagtaaggtctaaaaacagtgtgactctgagagtgggtttccagcatacagtgcaaattgctggtgaaataccattaccttaaggccatgaattataaggtaacttgggatactcgtaaccacactaaccgacactagagtacctgaagccctacaagcgtctataaaatgtgacatttgtcaccccttggcttggtaggccgtggactgtagctagcagtcagggtgcgggggtgtcaatctcgtatagatctatacacacaatgtatgctctccctacaggagactctggttaccaactagacgacggagaaggtcgtgtcccgaagatgcatcccaaatagtgggtagtgggtttccaatataagtgctgaacaagtggtagagactcataactgaactgactaatgcaAACCTAGATGtttatgcttgtatacataatatataactaataaatcaaacgaccttcggacggccatccgatcccaccagaccacatctcaacgaagaaaaggaaatagggcggacaagccttcctaagtccttcaatcattatttatatgcacctatacaagcacaggcatacatctaactacgtctgagtgtgtaacaagtggaaacgtatcgtgaagtataaccgaatcgtgatgtataaacgtacagtgtggaataaccgaattgtgatgtataaacgtacagtgtggaataaccgaatcgtgatgtataaacgtgcagtgtggaataaccgaatcgtgaagtataaacgTTACCatatataagtgtatcacgaagtagaagcgacaacaagtgaagtaagagcgtctaataggaataagcgactacaagtataagcgaaatagaggcaataacaaatataaacgcatcacgaagtgaaagcgttatcaagtaggagtttaaactaagagggagtatcaaaacatgaagaaaacctttatacttgagaaaatcacaacttggtgttctttggtaaaataagtttgaaaacctttagaaattctttggaaacttttcataaaccagtttaaaatgaactttgataaaacagtataagtaagagttttgaacaagtgaaaaccttttggaaaaccatttatagtatcctacttggtaaaacagtttatagtgtggtaaatccttgtgcatgcgggttatcaatcacatgtgattgatataataactggcatgtttaacttgtattcccccctataaaacatgtaaaaacatttaaaaggttcattcaggggtatgaactcacctggtgtaagtggatctgacgaaggtgccggttgggtgctcggtgtcaagtaaagacttggacacacttagtgacctatttaacatatgataacatatgttcacatacaattagtacatttaatactaattaacaaGTATatgcactctaaggagcggaaaacactttggttaagtgtttggggtgtcacgggtaacatttaagggtgtgaatggcttaggaatggagtttactctccaagagtaaactctatacatagtgtttacggccctgggatagctccccatgagtttacggccgtaaactcatggtgagggggttctaggatgtttaaaggccttatattgatcgtggaattttgctaggtccaaatctaaaatgtatgaatgggtttaattcatttaaagggaccaaatgggagtttacggcccatgaaccacccctatgggagttcacggccgtgaactcctacctCTTTATTTTATGGAAGTTTAAGGCCCTTATTTTAATCCTAGTgatttataatgaagtataaggccatttgggggattaaaactaccatttgacatggtttggaggtgtttacggcctaggcatatgcttgggctgtaaactcctttttacccctcaaatctatgtgtttaattgttccaaacccgaaatagcaagcccctaatttatgtattaagcctaagggtggtttgggagtgttttagacttgatttaacaagtttagagggtgtttacggcctaagcatgtgcttgggctgtaaaccctcttttatgccttaaaatTTGTTGTTTTATGGTggaaacactcctaggctaaatccccaattaGTTTCCAGCCTCAAGGATGAGTTTAAAGGcaagtttggcatcattttaggggtttacggccctagagtgttcttgggccgtaaactccttactccttgccttcttggacgatttttTAGCTATAATGACATGCAATGGGTTGTAAGACAAGCTAGGGTACAAGAACTTACGatttggaggcggaaacttgcggttttgagACGAAATCGGACttttatgagagagagtatagagagagggtgaaaagggtggaatgaagtccattccccccttatatatgggttggagttggagctcagtggaaatctacccatactgccgttaaacggggcttttggtcgcacccgatttagtggtcgtaataaaatttaacttttttccaaattaatatggaaatgtaaagtaattgttttatttattttattacgactataacgacataaaaatataaataaataaaacatttatttatttggcgacctctaatcaatggaacttttataaaatggaatattctgttaacggtaacggagtaatgtaacggaataaactttgggttgtcacacgggTAAATGTTAGAAATTTGCCTTTTTTcacccctaaacttatatttcttctacttccacttccccgaagcccccggaTTATTTCCAACACCCGAAACACGCCCTGAAATTCCCGAGAAGcccaaaaaatttatcttttcggtttcgaagcccaacCCTCGCAGGGCCTAGTTTTCAAGAAAACTTCCGGTTTTCAAcgaagaaagtcatatttagagccgaagtgctgtccaaattactattttaacccccggttatttcacggtgagtttaatatataggaacaattgtatgttatgtgttatatgtgctatgtgcttttccatGTTATCATCTCGTGTTATTATTTCTGCTATTTTTATAGCAAGGTTGTACCTCTGACCACGAAGTGTATGACATAGGCATCACTTGGGTATTGGTATGAACCGTTGACCATGAAGTGTATGACATAGGCATCACTTTGGCTTCGGTAGTATGCTAAGATAAGGCTGAAAGCCTGAATATTCTAGCAACATGATATTCCTGAGTATTTTCTGTGCCATTTGTGCCGGAACTTTATTGATTGTATATCAAGTATAGAAATTGTTATGTCttattgattgatatggaaaacTTTTCGCattatgcctttgttgttccttgttcctctttgcttctaccatattgaagtatatataaggcataacgttatattgtatctattattgaactcactaagcttcactGCTTACCCTTCTCAATGTTTAACTAATTTGCAGGAGATAAGcttccagtatagttatatactgatagaagatttttgaatagtttgaaactattgtattgataGAAGATTTtcgaatagtttgaaactattgtattttgcactcccatatgtataaatctatagaatcctgggaagttatgtaatatataacactttgaaatagttggtttgtatccagtagtttgtaatcactttatcaatatataaaatattgtttttatgaatatgcatgtagcatgtttcggAGTAATAATTGTCAAATACGAAAGtgtgggtctttcaatcatggtatcagagcagtggtttaagtgaactaaattccacggattgatatttagacttaaactattggaagttcaatatatgaacttaatcattgtaagtatatggatacaaatcATAGGAAATATCtaagtaaaagtattaggtaaGGATAAACCCTAATatattctaaaatacaatgttactccCACTACAAACAAAATGATATTTAGTGGCACACAATTTTAATGGCATATGGTTGTTATGCCACTGTAGTATGTTTTTAATGACATATTTTATATGCCATTATAAAATTAATAGATTTAATAAcacttaattaaaattttatgcCATTAATATTAATAAGAAGTGCCCTAAAGTTATTAAATGTCTATTTTCAAATAGTCTTTGTGTTGTCATTCTCGCGTCTCACCGTAGATCCATCGATCGATTAAGCTAGTGGATGCTTCAAGTAGCTCCCTTCGAGAACTAATGATTGAGACCTATAAGTGCAAGAACACTAACCGATCGCCTATTCAAGATCTCAAAGGCGGTTCCTACAAGGTAATCAATTGTAAGATTTTATTCTTTATCTTCTCTTGTTGTCATTTCTCATCTGTGTCCTCCTCTATCACCGGTAATTGCTGTCCAACCCCACTCTTTGTCACTAACGAAGGGCGAGAATCGGCATCGCTTGGCGTCCCTCGGCCCCAAACCCTCCCCTCCAGTACTCGTGAACCCTAGGGATGGCCAAAATCGCTTTTAGGCAGAAGGTTGTTATGGATTCCATCTGTATTTTAGTTTCATTTCGTTGCTTATTACATTTGCATCCTCTACCACTattcaaagtttttattttttcctACTTTATTAGTCGAACACCAAGTGTTCGATGAAATTCCTTAATGAGAacgaacaatatatatatattcccttTATTCGTCACTATTACCACAATTGTaactttgtttttcttttttttgttaattttgaaGGTGAAGTAGGAAAAGAAGTATGTCTCATAGGAAGTTTGAGCACCCTATACATGGTTCCCATGGATTTTTATCCAAGGAAACATGTTGCTCTCCATAGAGGGATaggtatacattttttttttgttgtgaacAATGATGTTTCCTCCTTAATTTCCTGTTATTGGCTGCTTTTGCTTAATCCTTATTGGCATAATCACTTGAGCTACTTATAATCTTAGACCTAAAAGCACATTCTGATATGATAAAGTCTTTTTGTCTTTTTTATTAGACTTTAATCAAAACCAGATGATTATATTTGTTAATATTTTGTCCTACTTGTCAAGTCTTGCCCCATATAACAAATGCAGCCTGCCTCTTCTAGATTATGTTGGTTGACTCATAAACTTAATTTAATAGGACTGACTGACTTCTAGATTATGAtgttctctccctctctctctctctctctcaagtaaCCATTCTTAGTTTCGTTTACATCTGGATAATTTGCTCAATAATCATATGAGAACATGAGGGAAGAAGACTTAAGGTAAGGGGAGTGGCTTACTCATTGTTATGCCCTTCTTTCTGAAAGCATCAAGTTAAAAGATATAGAAACACTTGTGTCATGTTTATTCAAAAAGAAACAACTTAATTGTCTTGAAACAACATGCAGGATTTCTTGGGTGATAATTTTTGGTAAATAATGAATTTGGACCTAGAAATCGTAAATCATCAGAAGGGAATCTGAAAGAATCTTTGAGATCAATCGATCCCAGGCCCGTAAATATCCGTTCCAAAGGTAAGTTTTTCATATATTTCCATTGTTAAATGTTAAACTATTAATCTTTCTTACATCATCATGAAAGTAAGTTATTGAATTTATGTTGATTTGTATAGTTATGGACTCGGTGGAGTTGATTGATTTGGATTATGTTTTGGTATCTGGTCCACTAGGGGATACTTCATCTGTAGCAAGTGTTAGTAAAGTGAGCCAAAAAGCATTTAAATCAGGAATCCCACCTGTATATTCTAGGGTGAACATTCATTCAACACCTAGTGCACCTTTGCCCATCATTGGTGGGACCTCTAGTAAAATCCGGTTGACCGGGAGATTTGAAAGTCAATGCTCTGCATCCTCTGGAACATCTCATGGATCGGTTGATATAGTTGATGCTTTAGAAAAACCATCAACTGACAGCATGACAAAAATCAAGTCATTGCATGATTGTGCCTCTGCTATCTCTGACTTGGTCAATGAGAAGGTGTGTTGGAAaatagtttatactttaaatgcTACTTTGATGCTTTCTGTAAATTAGTTCACTTTTTGTTTCTGATTGATTTCATTTCTTTTTTTGGAAAAGATTGAGTCTGGGAATCGAATTGAAGCGTTTTCAATTCAGCTTGTGATTCTTGCTATATGGAAGCAAGCACTGGATATCTGTCACACACAGGCTGCTTCAGCTATTAAAGGAAGTCCAAACCTAGATATTTCAACTTCTAACAAGATCTCAGAAAGGGAACGCGATAATACTAATATTAATGAATGTCTGGAAAATGCAAAGTTTCCAGAGGATGTTTGTTCTCATATTGAGAGAATATTTCTTGGTGAAGTTGAAACTGTCGAGGAACTTACCAAAGTTATAGAGCCTGGTAtgccttttaaatattttttttgcttATGATGAATTGTTCATATATTGGCATATATTATCTATCATCTAATCAGGCAAAAATAGTATTAATTTTTAGTCTTTAATAGTCATGATCTTGTTATTGATGTTTAAACTAGTTTCGTATTGGGTTCAGAGACAACACTAACTCTACTTCGACATATTGATTGTTGCATCTATTACtcatttaaatacattttaaggGGATTGGACGATCTTTTATTTTTATCCTTCTTTTTAATGCaaactttttgttttattttggtaTGTGAAGATGAAAAGCAAGCTATGGATCACAACTTGCAACAACTTTTCACCCATGTTGTAAAGCTGTGAAAAGTCAATTGCAAAACGTTCATGGTGCACTTATGGTTCAATTGTTCTTGGTGATTCATATTTAAAGCAACTGTGGCTCAAGGAAGTCAAGGTAATCATAAtatttttaatcttttatttGATTGTAAATCAAGGCCCTCATAATGTGAAAATTACTTATTGAAGTGTtagaagggcaaaatggtcatttactgtCACTAGTCTAAGATGTAATCATATACTGTATTGTAGAGACTAAAGTATGGCTGCAAAAGCAAaagattaaaataattaatttgtgCTTAATGAGTAATTAGTGATTAAGAAGCAAATACAATTTTTATTTCACTAGACAAAATTCTTTTTTATTTGTTAGTATGCttataaacaaaagaaacaaacataattATAGAATATAAATTACGAAAAGTATAAAACACAAAATAAAGAAATTTATCATTAGATAATATGATTTaagttttaaaatattaaatctaTTTATTCGCCATtaatttcttattttattttgtcatctTAACTTGCATTTTTGTTGAAATGTATTTGTTAGTTATAACTTTATTTTGTTATATGCTAATCGTCGATTAATATTGttgtatatataacattaaaatgaACCCATTTACTTTGATGTGCTATGTAATAGTATATtgtattaattttcttatttagcTTTTAATAAGCTATAACTTGAAGTTGAAGTTGCTAAAGTTATAGTTTGTTTACAGGAAGAAGTTTCTAACCTTCAACAACAATTATATGACAAGATCATGAAAGAAAGACAAGTGAGCAAGTTATTTGAAGAATGACGGAGATGAATAATATGCGAGTTTTTGTAGAAACTACAAGCATCTAATGCATTATAAAAAAGGAAACCTTTTACTCGATTCTTTGACAAAGAATTTATCGAAATTGTAATTATTTTGCATATTATTGTTTGTTAGTTAACTTTTGTTTCAAATAATGATATTGGTATGTCCATTTATAATCTTAATtggatttttattatttcaattgAATTAAAAAAGTAATTGGACCtaatttctatatatatatatatatatatatatatatatatatatatatatatatatatatatatatatatatatatatatatatatatatatatattgctagaGCATGTGCCCCTAAAAGtaggaaaatgacttattttAACAAATGTATTAGTGGCATAAGAAAGTGCCACTAAAACTAAAAATGTTATAGTGACATAACCGAAAGCGCCACTAAAACCCGCAGCGGCACAACAAAAAAGTGTCATTAAAGATTTTTAGTGGGAGCGcttttagtgacattttatttttGTGTCGTAAATTACAAAGTGAGTTTTTACCGACACTTATTTGGTATTTAGTGGCACATTTTTTGTGCcactaaatgtcattttatttatAGTGTCCATATTGCAGAGCAATGGCTGAACAGGTTAAtagccatacccctgaggttggtggaggtcctcaacctgaggaagtgaatactccagtatctccttgtgaggagcgactcttgggtaaacttaccgGTGTTATTCGACATAATCTCAAAGAACATAAAAAGAATAgtgataaaggaaaagagaaagccactggagaatcttcaaaaggGGAGGTGAAGTGTCcctcgttcaaagatttcaagagtagtgtCACTACAGAGTTTTTTGGTGTTCTTAATCCCATTGTCGTTCTTACCTGGATCCAAAACACAGAGAAAGTGTTTCGTATctctcatgtggataatgaagacaaagctaactatgcttctgcaatgctcatcggagaagcattggtctggtgggaagcaacatatgaagctctcaacgaGTATGACCAGGAGAATATATCCTGGGAGAGGTTCAAAACTC includes these proteins:
- the LOC128126145 gene encoding serine/threonine-protein kinase ATG1c-like, which codes for MREEDLRNRKSSEGNLKESLRSIDPRPVNIRSKVMDSVELIDLDYVLVSGPLGDTSSVASVSKVSQKAFKSGIPPVYSRVNIHSTPSAPLPIIGGTSSKIRLTGRFESQCSASSGTSHGSVDIVDALEKPSTDSMTKIKSLHDCASAISDLVNEKIESGNRIEAFSIQLVILAIWKQALDICHTQAASAIKGSPNLDISTSNKISERERDNTNINECLENAKFPEDVCSHIERIFLGEVETVEELTKVIEPVDISKEEKKTVNDVSIAKEYPDVFLEELPGLPPDKQVEFQIDLVPGAAPIAKDPLSSCCSCREQLPIVPPPTPEDPTDAVYVVSDLLGGLVGHSLIIWSSFLQ